One Mycoplasmopsis bovigenitalium genomic window, ACCCGATCCATCATTAGTTGTTGTACTTCCTGAAGGTGTGTTGTTTTCAATAACTCTAAAACCACTAATAGTTTTTGCTATTTCAACAGTTTTTTCGCCATCTATGATTGAAATTTTAATATTAACAGTGTCTTTTTTGTTATCATCAGCATTTACTTCGGTAATATTGGTTGTAAATGTCTCACCTTCAGATTTTGTAACAATAATATCATTCGCAGTTATTTCGCTAGCTGTTTTAGATTTTTTAGATTCATCGACATTTACTTTAACTAAATCTGAGTATTTTTTAGTAATTGGCGTAGTTTCCGGTTGTCTTTCTTGCTTATTGCAGGCTGCGGATATCACAGGAAGTGCAATAATTGACATGCAAGAAGCTAAAAGAATACCAATTTTTTTATTCATTATTTTTGTCTCCTAATATATAAATATCTATTTTTATTCTATTTATTTAGATTTTATTGACCTGAAAAATGAAGCCATTCAAAAAAAAAAAAAAAATTCATATATTTTCATAAATTAAGAAGTTATATTGATTAGTATATAAAGAATAATTTAATAGCAATATTAAATAAATCATTAACATAAAAAACACACCCCCTTGGGTGTGCAAATTAATAATTCGTTTATATTATGATAAATCTAATTCTTGCATAAAGATTTGAGAAGTTGGTTGTCCTTGCTTATCTATTAAATATCAAGAGAATTTGTATTTGTTATCCATGATTTTTTCAACTTTTATGCCTTTTCCGCTCTTCAGTTTAAACCCTATTGAAGCACTACTTGTATGTGTTTTAATTTTAGACAAGATTTTATTCAATTTAGGGTTGAAGGCTAAACCCTTGATATTTTCTTTACTTTTTCGCACTTTTATTGTTCCGCCATCAATTCTAATAGCTGAATCAGAGGTTGATATTGCTTTATCTAGCATTTTTTTAATTCCCACTTTGTCAGCATCTTTTTCAACTGCGAATAGATTTTTTTCAACTGAAGGTTCATACAACTCAGGAACCAAAAGATTTTTAGATAAATTATTTAACTCTTCATTCTTAATATTTTGGTCTGATGGTTCTCCATTTATTGAACCATCAGTTTTTTTGTTTATAGGATCGGTCTGTGCTGAATTTCCCGCATTTTCACTAGGTCTTTCATTTTCAGCCATAGTAGCAACAGGTATATCTAAAAAGTTTGAAGTTTCAACTTTTTCAAAATATTTAATAGTTTTTGTTTTAGGATCTATTAATTGACTAATTCTAAATTTAATAGCGATTTTATCTGCTTTCTTGACAATTTGTGCGGTGGCCTTATAATTTCCATCCTCAATAGTTCCATCTGGAGCAGCAGTTTCTATTCCTCACTTAGGTGATTTTTTAATTGAAAAAATATCAAATCTGTCTGGATCTTCTTTTTTTGATTTATCAAACTTTTTAGTCATAAATTTTGTGGTATTAAAATCATAATAAACTATTGTGCCATCTTCTGCCTCTTTTAATCATTTTTTGGCTTTGTTAGTATTAACAATTTCTAAATCCTTGAATATTAAATAACCTTCTTCAACCGCTTTTGGTGTTGCTTCTTTAAATCCGGAAATAGTTTTGGTTATTGTTTTTTCGGTTTTGCCATCAACAACTTTTATTTTTACATTAACAGAATCTAATTGTTTTTTAGGAACGCTTACACTTTCTACTGTTGCTTCAAATGTTTCACCTTCAGGTTTTGAAACAATAATATCTTCTTTTGTTACCTCATCAGCTACTTTATTTTTTTTAGATTCTTCAACACTAACTGTTACTAAATCATCATATTTTTTATCTTTTTTAGGTTCTACTTGCTCTTTTTCAGTTGTAACCTCAAGAGTTATTGTTTTTTCATCTACTATCTTATTTGTTTTTGTGTTGGTTGCTAAATAAGATACTAAAACACCCTTGCCTTCTTTGTATTCAACTTTTTGAATTTCTACACTAATATCATTGTTTAAGATTTCAACAACAATATCTTCAGGTTTTAATTCGCTTGGTTTTTTATCAGTGTTTTTAGGCAGTGAAATTTTAAATAGTGTGTTTACATCAACTTCAGCTTCGTCTTCCTTGATTTGTTTATTTTCATTTTTACATGCAGCAGCAAAAAGTGGCAGTGCCGATACTGACATACATGAGGTTATTAAGAACCCTAATTTTTTCTTCATTATCAATTTTCTCCTATATTTAATATCTATTTTTATTCTAAATATTTGAGTTTCATGTATACGCAAAATCATTGAAATCAAAAAAAAAAAAAACAATTCATACTTTTCCATAATTTAGATTGTTGAATTGCTTTGAATAAATATTAATATTGTTATTAACTACATTGTGTAATGTAATAAAAGATTAGGTAAATAAATTTGTATTTATTACTTAATTTGGCAACTCAATTTCTTGAGTATATACTTTTTCTTTTGATTCATTTGATTTATTATTATCAATTAAATATCATGAAAACCTGATTTTGTTTCCATCTATGGTTTCAACTTTTATTCCTTGTCCCCTTGTATTAAATTTATAGGCGATATTAGCATCTGTTTTATTTTTTTTATGTGTGTTAATCTTTTTTCTTAATTCAGGGTTTATAGACTCAGTAATTGATATGTCATTAATGGTTTTTTTATTATTATTTTTTAGAGGAATTTTTAATACGCCATTTTCAATAACGATTCGGTTATTATTTACACCTTCAAAAGATTCTAATAATGACTTTTTATTAGCATTGCTATTTAAAACAAAAACCACTCCGCTCTCAGATGCTTTATAAAGCTCTGGAATTGGAAATTCTTTGGATTTTTCCTCTATTAAGTTATCTTTATTTTCTTTTGGTATTTCACTATTTGAAGGATCGGTTTCAGGTTTAGTTGATATTTCTTTTTCAGTTTTATCAATAGGATTATCTTTATTATCATCAGATTTTCCGCTTGAACTTGATTCACTTGCCTTAGGATCAGCTGACGATCCTTCTTCTTTAGGTTTTTCATTAGTTAAAGGCTGTTCTGAATTATTATCTGATGTATTCGAATTTGGTGATGTTGTACCTTCTTTATTTATTGTTTCAGTTGTTGTACTATTTGGAGTTTCTTTTTTGTCTGCATCAGTTTTAGGATCATCTTGATTTTCTCTTGGGTTTATTTCGGTTTTATTTTTATCTTCGGTATCTTTATTTATTTCACTATTGCTTGTTGATGTACTAGGAGTTGCAGGGTTTTCTTTCTCTTTTGGAGCTTCATTAGTACCAGAATCCACTTTTTTGTCAGTTTGGGAAGATTCATCTTTTGTAGTGTCTTTATCTTTTTCTAATGAACCATTATTTTCTACAGGAGGTTGATCGCCTTGCATGTCACTTTTACCTGTTTCAGAAGTTATAGGTTTAGAGATTTTTTCTTTATCTATTTCTAGTAGATTTGATGTTTCCACTTTTTCATAAAAAATAGGTTTTTTTGTTTTATGGTCATATAAACTAATTCTAAATTTGATACCAACTTTTTCTCCTTCTTTTATTAGAAGAGCAGTTGCTTTATATGATACTTGATTAACATCACCTTTTATAGAGCCTTCAGGAGCTGCTGTTTCAATAGTATTTTTGGGTTTTGATGTAACCTGAAAAATAGCTAAATTATCATTATTGCTATCATTTTTAGGTTTTGATACAAAGAATTTCCCTGACTCACGGTCATAATAAATAACTGTTTCACTATTGTTTTTGTTTAATCACTCGTGAGCTTTTGAATCATCAACTATTTTTAAATCCTTAAATTTAGTATAACCATCTCTAACTTCTTTTGGATATGCTTTAACAAATCCTTCTATTTTTTTATAAATATGTTTAGTAACATCTCCATCAACTATTTTGATTTTTACATTAACTGAATCTAATTGTTTTTTCGGAACGCTTATGCTTTCTACTGTTGCTTTAAATGTTTCACCTTCTTTAATAGAAATCATAATGTCTTCTTTTGCAACTTCATCAGCGGATTTTTTCTTTGTTTTATCATTAACACTAACTGTTATTAAATCATCATATTTTTTATCTTGTTTAGGTTCTACTTGGTCTTTTTTAGTAGCAATCTCAAGAGTTATAGTTTTTTCATCCACTATCTTATTTGTTTTTGAGTTAGTTGCTGAATAAGATACTAAAACACCTTTGCCTTCTTTAAATTCGACTTTTTTAATTTCTACATTAATATCATTGTTTAAGATTTCAACAATAATGTCTTCGGGTTTTAATTCACTTGGTTTTTTCTCATTGTTTTTAAGTAGCGAAATTTTAAATAGTGTGTTTACATCAATTTCAGCTTCATCTTCCTTGATTTGTTTATTTTCATTTTTACAAGCTGCAGCAAAAAGTGGTAGTGCAGAAACCGATATGCACGAGGTTAGTAAGAACCCTATTTTTTTCTTCATTATCAATATTCCTCCTATTTAGATTTAATCTATATATTTTTTATTCTAATAATTAGGAGAGTTAAAAATTCGTAAATTTGCTAAATCAAAAAAAACAATTCATATTTTTCCATAAAAATAAATGTTTTAGAAAAAATATGAATATTAAAAACACAAGGCGCACCTTGTGTTAAATAATTATTGAATTGTGAATAAAACTTGAGTGAATACTTGGCCTTTTTTATCGATTACTTTTTTATTTTTTTCAGTTTTTGTATCAATAATATATTTAATTACTACATTATTGCCTTCTTTAATTAATAAAACTCCTAGAGCGCTTCCTGAGAAACTATATCCTATATTTTGTCCTTTTCCATGCGTGTTAACTTTTGTGGTTATTGACTTATTAATTATTAATTTATCAAGTTTAGTATTTTTTCTTTTACCCGACCAAACAATTAACTTAGAATTATCAATTTTAATAGTTGTGCCCTTAGCTTGTGTTGCAAGTTCAACTAATATTTTTTTATCTTGCTCGCTTCCATCAAAAACAAATATATTTTTTTGTGATGAATATGCATCCAATTGAGCGTCTCTATTTTTGTTTTTAGCTAATTCTTTAAATCCTTCAATTAAAAATGATTTTGATTTTGTTTCACCGCTTTTAACTCTGCTATTAAACTCGATTTCAACACTCAATTTTGTTGAATCATTTTCAAGTGGTTTAAGACTAGTTATATTAACCGTAACTAAATTAGAATCATATTGGCCTAGTTTAATTTCCTCCTTTTTAATTGTTGCAGCATATCTATCGGCTTTGTTGATACCTTCATTCAATGTAAGTTCACCAAAAGTTTTTATAACTTCATCTAAATCTAGTTTTTTTGTTTTTAATCCGTCAATATTGTATGTATTCTCAAACACATTTTGACCTTGTGTAGCCTTAAATACTAAGGATAGCGTGCCTCTATAATCATCTTTTGAATTATCTTTAATTGTAATTTCTTTTTTGACGCCTTCCGGTAATACAAAATTCTGCTTGTTTGAATTATAAAGTTTAATCATTTCAACTTTTACTTCTGATGGCAAAATTTGAGTAGCATTTTCTATTCCAAATTCTATCCCAGCAAACATGTTTGCAAAGTTATCAGGTTTAAAGCCATTAATTTCCTTTGAAAAAATATCACTTTCAATTTTTTTATCACCACGCATGAAATTAATTGAGAAGTAGACTGAAATTTTATTAGTGTCCGAGTGCTTTTCAACATTTTTGATTTCAAATTTATAATTATTATCAATATTGTGGTTTATTAACTCTGGCTTTGCTTCTTCAACTGTAACATTTTCTTTACCTGGATAATCAATTTGAGCACTGCTTGCAATTTTATTAATATCATTTTTAGTTATTCTATCAATAGAAATTAGGTTTGAAGTTGCTATCTCTTCATAATATTTTGTAGTTTTTGTTGAGTTATTGTATTCGCTAATTCTAAATTTTATTCCAATCTTACCGCCTTGTTTTACCAAGGTTGCTGTTCCTTTAAAACTTAAATCACCATCAACAGCATCGTGAGCTGCTGTTTCAATGCCAAATCCCGGAACTTTTTTCGTCAATAAGATAGCAATTTGCTCAGATTTATTCTGATTATTTTTATCTTGTTTTTTGTTAATGAATAAGTGTTTTCTAAAGTCATAATAAATTTTAGTGCCATCGGCAGCATTTTTTAATCAATCATAGGCTTTATCATCATTTACTACTGCTATATCTTTAAAAACTTCGTATCCTTTTAGTATTTTTTCTGGCAATGCCTGTGCGAATCCTTCAAGAGTTTTGGTTATTTCTTTTGATGTTTCATTATCTGTTATTTTAATTTTTACATCAATGACTGTTCTATTATTTTTTTGTACATTAACACCAATAACTTCTGCTTTAAAGCTTTCTCCTTGTGCAACTTCTAACTTGATATCTTCTCTAGTAACTTTATCAGCAGTTTTTTGTTTTGTATTTTCATCGACACTAACTGTTACTAACTCATCATATTTTTTATCTTTTTTAGTTTCTACTTGGTCTTTTTTAGTAATGACCTCAAGAGTTATTGTTTTTTCATCTACTATCTTATTTGTTTTTGAGTTGGTTGCTAAATAAGATACTAAAACACCTTTACCCTCTTTAAATTTAATTTTTTTAATTTCTACACTAATATCATTGTTTAAGATTTCAACAACAATATCTTCAGGTTTTAATTCACTTGGTTTTTTGTTTGAATTTTTAGGCAGTGAAATTTTAAATAGTGTGTTTACATCAATTTCTTCTTGTTTGCCTCCATTTGCTTGCTCATTTTTACATGCAGCAGCAAAAAGCGGCAGTGCTGAAAGCGACATGCACGAACTTAGTAAAAAACCTATTTTTTTCTTCATTAATATAACTCCTTATAATAATTTGATATTTAATTTAATTCTAATAATTAAAGAGCGGGCGTGAATGCAACTACCCTAAAAACAAAAAAAAAAAAACCAATCCACATTTTTCCATATGTGGACACCTAATTATTATTCATTGATTAATTTCTTCCATTTTTTAATTACAGAATTAAGTTTAAATTCGCTCATTTTGACAAAACCATTTTCAAAAGCAATATTAGCAACTGAAAAATCATTAAAATCAAAATTAATTTCAACATTTTTATTCAATGTAGCTAAACGTTTGCAAAACATTGCGTCATTTTTACCTTTAATTAATTTATTTTTGAATGAGCCATTAATATTGTTGATGTTTTGATAAATATTTTCAATGCTTCCGTATTTATTTATTAATTTATTTGCCCCGATCTCTCCTATTCCAATTACACCTTTAATATTGTCAGATTTGTCGCCAGCAAGTCCTTTGAAATCTGGAATTAAGTGGGGTTTTATTTTGAATTTTTGTTCAAAATTTCATGGACTATAATAAATAAATCCCGCGCCTGACTTATGTAAAACTGATGTGTTGTTGTCTACAAGTTGTAAAAGGTCTTGGTCTCTTGAATAAATTATTTTTTTAATATTTTTGTTTTGGTTAGCAACACTTGCAATAATATCATCTCCCTCGTCACCAACCTTTTCAAATCAAGTAATATTTAGTGAATCTAATATTTCTTTAGTAATAATGAATTGGTCAAATATTTCAATTGGAGTTTGTTTTCTACCCGCTTTGTATTCTGGATAAAGTTCATGGCGCTTGGTTTTTCCATGAGCATCAAATGCTATAAAAATATGTGTGGGCTTAACAAAATTGATTAAATTAAAAAGCGACATAAAAAACACGTGAACAGCATTTGTGTTGCGATTATTATCATCTTTCATAGTTATTGCTTTTTCAGGATAATATGATGCGTAAAATGATTGAAACATCATAAAATTCCCATCTATTAATAATAATTTATTCATTTTTCTCCTAAATTTCTTTGTATGATAATAATTTTAATTTACCTTTATCATTTTTTATTTGTGCCTTAATTACATCACCACTTTTTAGCGGACTTCACAAGTTTCAAGCAAAATTATTAATAAAAAATGCTTGAGTTTTAGTATCATCATTTAATTCTATAACAAAGAATGGCTTTTGGTTTAGTTTTCTTATTGCTTTTACATTTGTCACTATAAATTCAGTGCTTCCAACTGGCAGCGTTAATAATTTAAAACCTGAATCATTTTTATATTTAGCAGTATTAAATGCATTGTATATTTGACCTAGTAAATTAATTTCATTTTTTGCTTCGTAATCAATGTCTTGTTCAACTAAATCATGATTTAAATCTAGATATCCTAAATCAATAATTGTTTGTTTGGAATCTAACCATGTTTTTTTCGCAAATAATTTATAGCATTCAAATATTGCTGTAAGGGAATTTTCAATGAATTTTACATTGCCATATTTACGAAAAACATTAGCCTTTGTTAATGTTTCGATCATGCTTTCAGTAATACCTGCAAAACGCAATCTAAGTATTGTTTCATTCAAATTGGTGCTAAATTCACCATTATTTTTGCGTTCATTTAGTATTTTATTTACACCTTCTGTACCAAACCCTTTTATCACATCAAAAGGAAGATATATTTCATTATCAACAATTGTTGCACTCATTTGCGAATAGTGAATATCGGGCGAATTAACTTTAATACCTCTATTTTTAATTTCATCAACAATACTTGAAATTTTAGTTTGTGAATTACGGTTTGAACTAATCAAAGCTGAATA contains:
- a CDS encoding 5'-3' exonuclease, whose amino-acid sequence is MNKLLLIDGNFMMFQSFYASYYPEKAITMKDDNNRNTNAVHVFFMSLFNLINFVKPTHIFIAFDAHGKTKRHELYPEYKAGRKQTPIEIFDQFIITKEILDSLNITWFEKVGDEGDDIIASVANQNKNIKKIIYSRDQDLLQLVDNNTSVLHKSGAGFIYYSPWNFEQKFKIKPHLIPDFKGLAGDKSDNIKGVIGIGEIGANKLINKYGSIENIYQNINNINGSFKNKLIKGKNDAMFCKRLATLNKNVEINFDFNDFSVANIAFENGFVKMSEFKLNSVIKKWKKLINE
- a CDS encoding lipoprotein 17-related variable surface protein produces the protein MKKKIGFLLSSCMSLSALPLFAAACKNEQANGGKQEEIDVNTLFKISLPKNSNKKPSELKPEDIVVEILNNDISVEIKKIKFKEGKGVLVSYLATNSKTNKIVDEKTITLEVITKKDQVETKKDKKYDELVTVSVDENTKQKTADKVTREDIKLEVAQGESFKAEVIGVNVQKNNRTVIDVKIKITDNETSKEITKTLEGFAQALPEKILKGYEVFKDIAVVNDDKAYDWLKNAADGTKIYYDFRKHLFINKKQDKNNQNKSEQIAILLTKKVPGFGIETAAHDAVDGDLSFKGTATLVKQGGKIGIKFRISEYNNSTKTTKYYEEIATSNLISIDRITKNDINKIASSAQIDYPGKENVTVEEAKPELINHNIDNNYKFEIKNVEKHSDTNKISVYFSINFMRGDKKIESDIFSKEINGFKPDNFANMFAGIEFGIENATQILPSEVKVEMIKLYNSNKQNFVLPEGVKKEITIKDNSKDDYRGTLSLVFKATQGQNVFENTYNIDGLKTKKLDLDEVIKTFGELTLNEGINKADRYAATIKKEEIKLGQYDSNLVTVNITSLKPLENDSTKLSVEIEFNSRVKSGETKSKSFLIEGFKELAKNKNRDAQLDAYSSQKNIFVFDGSEQDKKILVELATQAKGTTIKIDNSKLIVWSGKRKNTKLDKLIINKSITTKVNTHGKGQNIGYSFSGSALGVLLIKEGNNVVIKYIIDTKTEKNKKVIDKKGQVFTQVLFTIQ